The DNA segment aaatgtattaataactTACGTACTTAATAAACAATTGTCTTCATTATAGTTAtgtctttatttatatatttgggaatctttttttttctccatttcttgcgaattaaaacaaaataatactaTGGTTTATGTCGATATTCGTTtggtaaataattaaatagagcATATAAACTTGCAATAAAATgttgaatgaaaaattacatttagaaAGGAATGATCATATACTTAGAAATTATTTTCGACGTAAAGAGAATGTTTTAAAAGTAGTAGTTACGGATGGTACAACAGATCTTGCACGTGCATTTTTGTATAGAATGTTAAATGATAATGTTTTTGGTGAAAATCAATCTGTCTTTGTCAGCCTTTATGAGTTACCGAACAAGGCGACCTTCTTGGAAAGTGTTGTAATTGAACTCACTTCATTTAGCCCCAAAGTTTTAAATGGTAAATACCCATgcagtaataaaaagaaaaagtttacTTTTGTTCAATATTATTCAGTGCATTATATTAAGTTAAATAACAAGATAATCAATTActaagatattttaatatcaataggCATCAGTTATGGTCATGATGCTTCCATTGAATTTAAGGATGCAGATGTTGTAATTTGTATTGGTTATGCAAGAGAGTATGACTTTAAGGATAATGAATACCTTGAACCATTTTTTGAAGAATACGTTCTGACTTCCAagttttatgtatattaattattcCTAACTTGTTcagatataatattaaaatttccagcatttataaatattataccatCTGTAGGGTGAAGTTATAGAAAAGTATGTAAAAAGGGATGCAAGAATTATTGTACTAGGAACTACTGCTGCCACAATCATATCCAAATATGTGAAATCTATTCCTATCAAGAATATAACTACATTATCTTTGCTTAATTTAAATATTGCTGCAGGTCAGGTACTTCTCGTGTTTCTTATATGtgtttgatatttaaataatttaatttattaatgatttcaatttatttttaaacaaacagttttttcttcaaatttcagATTGCTGCACGAGCACAGTGTCTTCCAACAGAagtaaagaatataataatctGGGGTTCGAATGGCTCGTATAGTTATCCCGATTGCAGATATATGTATTTCACCCGTGGAAAACCTTTGGCTGATGTTTTAAAAGTTTGGATTACTGATGTTCTTCCACAAGTAAGACCTTCGATCTTCTGATATAtgaaaataagatatttaatattaaaaattgtaattaaaaaatcaaaattattaaactatatacgtatatatttctttttttaaatatcgtccTTTCAGGATACATAAGGGTTTCTTAATTTGACCTTTACCGCTTACATTTATTAAACTCTATATACAAATGTGAAAATGTGTATTCATTGTATTTTGGACtttgttttaatcttttattCAAGTTTCAAACTTTTCGAATGTGAATCGTGTATGGAGTTATAAATTGGAATAGTTGCATTAAATTGTTGTAGGATGATGTGAAGTGATGTAGTATAGTCATTATTTTCGTGAAAACGAAATAGGAttaaatattcgatattaattaagatattttcctcctttttttagATTATTCGAAATGTTGCTCACAGACCAAGCCTCATTAATTCCATAGCTTATGCGTTGGCAGAGCACTGTAAAATCTTATGGAATGGCACTTCAGAGAATGAATGGACCTCTATGGGTGTTATGTCTGATTATTCTTATTCGATTCGATCtggaatatttttctcttatcccgtaatttgtaagaacagGCAGTATGAAATAGTACAGgtatgataattattaattagatctACAAGTAAATTCATTTGTGATGGTTCATTAAATCAATTTCGTGTTCAGTCGTAAATGTTATTctttttgattaattaatttgtaagaACTTTAAGATCATTATTTTAAAGACCATGTTCTTTTCACTCCTTTTTTCTCCTCTCATATATCcaaaatttttatatgaataataaagaaatgtaaaatatagaaacataaaaatattaaaatatgaaagcaTAACTTTTTTGTGTAATTTTACAGGATTTTGATATGGATCGGTACGTTCTGCGGTACATTGTGGATCTAAGTAGGTTGATTTTTAGGGAAATCGAGATTGCCTATGAAATTTGTGGTTTAATATCAATTGATCCTTAATAAGGTATATTCTTCATTCGTGTATAGATTATGCTacgtattttattacgtttttacaagttacatttatttacaagtatctttaaattatatagaatcGTAACTGTACGATGTATCGTAGATACACGGAGCCATTATTTGTGCatcgttatcgttattataTCGTTATTACATTTCCTAATCACAAGGTTTCATAGATCTTTCCAAATCATTGAAATTCTCTTTCGTTATGTAAATAATGctaataacaataaatgtaGAAATGTTAATACAGCAGATATTTATATAGAGAGGATCACACAATATGTATACATCACTTTAGcaacaattattattttgaacAGTTTTTACGACAACACTATTCTTCTTATACTtggtagtaaaaataaaaataatcaacgTCGCCAAATGTGTAGTCTACTTCAAAAGTATCAGAGTAATAAAATCTCTTTagcattaatatatatatacatatataatctatactataatttagtattaatttgaagaataaaaataatttcagtgtcattaaaaagaaaaagaaaaaagaaggaaaaatagaTCAGTTTGACGGCAGTCTAATTTTTCAAAAGTGATTTTAGAAaagaattgttaattaaatataaaaataagatacttctctttaaatttcaataactcaaattctaaatttaaattagtttccattaataataataaatcataatatataatatgataattcCTCCAGGGCTGTTATTTCGAATTAGGCAAATATAAAATCCattctttaaataataaattataaaaataaaaataattaacttgtGTTTATCAAAGGAACTTCAAAGATCCAGATACATAATCTGCGTTGCAGAAATGGCTCCGCAGGCGGCGAGGGTACTAGCCACGCATACGACGGCTGTAGTGGTCCCAGATTTACTGACGATCGTTCCTAGGCAGCAGGACAGAAGAAACTGCGCCAGAAACACCATAGAGGAGACGATTGCAACGTCCGTGCCAAGACCACGCACTCCCCCGCTTTGAACGGCTTCACCCTCGGCTGTCACCTCGAACTACAAAATCGACTAATTCAATTTCTCCTTGATATATACGTCTGTTGCATTACTACGTTACGTTATTTAATGACATTACACTTCCCCTCCATtgagttttattaaattattcttgttatttataaaataattctaataatataaaaattggatatattatatggtaCGTATTATTAAACTTCAGAAATTATtaagatttattgaaattccGAATGTTATTTGTTACGAGAAAACATGgtttgttttaaattatatatattttttcataattaagGAGCATTCTGGTCCTAATTCAATCTAAGGCAAAATTGTgaattgaacaaatttttatttttttaatcacgACATTGTTAGTTGaatgatttaaattttttgaTCGATTCCTTTGGGATTACTCTTTCAAGATACAAGATACCACTTACTGTTGATGAAGCATGATAATGTGCAACTAGAAGATACGGCATAGTGAATAATGTGGAGTACATAACACCTGCGGTCCAAGAGAATATGATCACTCCCGCGGGATGTTTCGTCAACGCCATCATCATCATACCAGTGCTATAGAACAGCAGGCCGCAAATGTATACCCTCCGGGCTCTGTTAAATCACATGATACATTATACGTCTTTTACAAGAAAaacgattcttttttattacagtcttttgtttaaaaaaatctgAAGGACTTAAATAAAAGACGAACTAGAAAACTAATTTTTGAATATATAGCATTGATATGaagaattattttgataaaaaagaatctaaatagaaaataaaatgaaatttaaacttCCAGTGAAACTATACTATCATTAATTAAGGATTATTCTGTCAAATAAAAGttactttttaaaaaaaaaaagaatatatttacTTGTAGCGTTCTATGAGCTTCTCGATGATCATTGAATAACAGGAACAGGATAATGAATACATAGACATTCCCCAACATCCAAAGCGAACTCCACTTTCGTATAATTCTCTTTCTTTGCTACCTTCTGGAGCCTATAATTTGCACgaataatacattaaattatacaaatataaaagttcaattatatacattatacaaacgtataatttttaaaactaagtaataaaagtataataattgaTTAATGAATAAATACCTGCGGGTTTCCCCCATAAACAGCTTCCCCAACAAAATCAGTGAAGTACAGGGAATAACATACATGTGCCATCCAACAAAATAAATTAGTTAGACACACCATACGAAGACTGTGTGGCATATATACGATAGAAAGAAGATATTCTCTTAATGTGGCTTTTGGATTTCCTTCGATACTTTCATCGAAACCATGTTCAACGTAATTTGTGTCTTGGATGGGTATATCTGGTATCATAGGAACTTGGCCAACTCTTTTCTCTGGTTCTTGAACTGGAAGAGGTTTCAGAGCAAACTCctatgaaaaagagaaaaaatatgcaattatcttatttatcattactactttattttttatttatattctgtgGAACAAATATATCGACTTACATCCTTTTTCGTAGCAATCTCTTGATCATTTCCCAAGGTGCCATAAGAAGCACAATCATCTGTGATGATTTTTTCATGTTCCTTTGGCTGATCCTCCGATTCTTCAGCAGATGCCTGAATTAATttcgagaataaaaaaaattcttaaaaagtACAGGAAAACTATCCAAGCTAATTCTTTATTTCTAAAGcaatataaattaatggttaTTAATgttagtagtagtatatttattaatattattcttaataattaattaatactaaaCGAACCTTTTGTTCCTGTAACTGACGATATTCGTCACTTTCCAACAATTCCAATGGGATTTCTTTGAAGCTGGTAATGGTACAGGATACAcagataacaaaaataatcgtaattaaAGTGAAAGTAGCATGAAGATGTCCACCTAACATAATTCCTATCGTAGTAGCATCCCAATTAATTCCACCTAGTCCGTACCCCATAAATCCTCCTAAGCCTGCCATTATGGTGAACGTACTTAAACCTTTAGCATGGTCatctgtaaaaagaaaaatttgcaaTAACGATTATGGGATCATAAATAATTCTTGTAAccatcaaaatatattaattttatttcaattttagtttaaaacacaaatataaaatattttatttagaataaaagttttgttttattcaaaataagtagttaaataataattaatatatgcaAACCAAGTCCATTTTATGGTCTCCTAATGGTTggaattacaataaatatctatctagtaattaatataaattgtacgatgaataattaaacgataataaatattagttAGTGTgtagataattaaataatattataaataacaacTTTAATTACTTGCCAGGTACAGTGACGTCGAGTAAATAAGCTCTGGCTGGACTTTGACAGGCATCAGCATCGAAATCGAGCAGAACTGTGCCTAGGATTGTGAAGAAAATTCCCCAAGAGTGAGACGGAGGTTTCACTGACTCTTCTGTCGCATGTTTCGCCGTAGTTCGATGTCCTAAGGGAACTGTATAGTTGGTCCACGTAGGTGGAACATCCCCAAAGGCATATCCCATGCCTTCCCCATTTGGAACTAGTATTAATCCTTGAAAATTAAGTAGAAAGTATATCATAAAATAAGTCATTTTTAATAATCGCGTAagcatacaaaatttatttcatttattttattgacTATTTCacaaataaatatcataatgaATACTGCACTTTgccatttacaaatattttacatatactgTAATTAATGTTTTCATTCTACGcattttcccatttttcaattttccataaacGATTATCATAAATTACACAAAAACGTTTTACCTATCAAAACTCCAAGAGCCAGTAATAGAATGAACGGTCTTCTTCTTCCATATTTTAGTCTGCATCTATCGCTTAAACTTCCTAAAATCGGTGTGACGAAGAAACCAATGAGAGGGCTGAGTGCCCAGACGAGGGTCATATGCTGATGATCTACGCCGATTTTTAATAAAGTCGGTGAAACAAACGCTGTTTCTGCGGCGTAAGAAAATTCGATTCCCATCACAGCTGCGGATATTCGTACCAATTCTCCTCGTGTCTTTTTTCTACAAGATATTTATACATATCTATGGTCTATGTTATTTTAGATTTGTCCTTTTTTACTGAGTTCTAATATATTACATCATATTATAAGCCGAGAAACTGACTTTTTTTTgtcagaaaattaattttctagaggtgaaagtataaaataaaatatatcctttgtatttttctatcgtttaaaGTTAATTATTTTCAGGACCTTTGCGTGAATAATTGAACAAATACCTGTAAATATGCGCGTAATCATTCAAACTCCTCTCCAATTTGGGTGGTCCTCGTAGATGATTCAAGAACCCTTTAATCCCCTGGTCCATCGGTATCCCATTCTTCCACTCTTTCCACGTCTCCCATTTTTCTTTAAACTTGTCTCTAACATCGTGCACCCTGCCAGCGAAACCCTCATATTCGTGCAATTTATCCACCATGGCTCACGATTTAaacgttttctctctttctcagcTAAATGTCCTATCTCTCATTGTGTCacagaaaattcaaagaaacaCCAAAACTAATCGTCACTTCGTTAAAATTCTCCATCGACCCTTATGAATAAATTACGGGTAAACATCGATCAGACAAAGTAATATCCTTCATATTTctactatttcttctttttctccgaaaaaaaatacggagaaaagGATTGAATCAAGAAACaatagatataataaaaatgaatgacACGAAATAATATCCTTCTTATTCTTATCACTTTCCTTTAAAAGaacgaaaatattaaacaagAATACAAAGAAAACGATAATCGAATTGATTATACGGAAATATCAACCTTTACGAATGAACATCGTACAAAATAATATACTCCTTTTcgattcttctccttcttcttcgaaaAAAATAGCCAGTTTAATTAAACAGAAATTAGCGTGAGAAGTAGATTGAAAACGTTCATTTTCGTAGATTTGTCGcgttcgataaaaataaaataaaatttcacgagAAAGAATCGACGCGAAGGGATGTTTCCCGTAGAGGGTTGGGGGATGTGCTTCGTCGACGAGACGCGAGAAACGACTGGTGGTTCCGCAAGCTCGCGACTAAGACGAAAGCTCGACCGACGTCGCCTTTCACCGTGGATACCTAGTTACATACCTAGTCCCTCCATTCGTGTTCCGGTAGGACGTAAAATGAGCTTCCCGTGTACCAAGGGAAACCTACTTATTAGCCAGCTGCTTGTTACTCTTGATTAAAATCGGTTCGGTCGTTTGTTCGTAATTTACCTTTGGAAAAATGTGAAACAGTTTTTTGTTCAGTAAAAGTATGTacacatataaaatatacaaaaatatacacatAGCACCGGAAAGTATCTGGATggcatataattaaaaaagaaacttataagaaaaaaaaaaattaaaaaagaaactttatagaATAATCATAAGAGGATgtcataataatatttttctgtacatcGTTCCTCTTGTGGTTCTTCTAAGAATAACAACCTTATACTTATTGATAGTATAACAACATCATACTTAACAATGATCATAGGAGAGAAGGTTTCTTTTGTGACTCTTCTAAGAATAACAACCTTATAGTTAACAATAACCATAAgaggaaaagtttcttttttaaatatctttttgcaCATCGTTTCCTCATTCCATTTATGATTCTTTTACGAATAACAACCTTATACTTAACAATGACCATAGGAGAAAAGGTTCCTTTTGTGACTCTTCTAAGAATAATAGCCTTATACTTAACGATGACCATAAGAGGAAAAGTTTCTCTtctaagtaatatttttttttttttgcatatcgtttcaagaagaaagaaaaagattagaATGGCAGAAATCGTTATTCAGTATCCTATAAAGATTATATGTGTCtgacataaataattaaatatcgaatCAGCTGCTCCTCTTTCTGTGTCTCTGTGAGACATTTGCTCTATTCTCGTAACACACAGCTATATCATGGTTTACGCGTGTACATACGGACAGGTTTTCAACAATGCTTTCCACCGTTGGTCGTAGATGTAATTTCCGCCGCGGAAATTGCACTTTGTCCATTCTCTCCTTTCCACCAGGATTTTCGATTCGATTTACCACCGAAGGATGTTCTACATATATTCTGTACATTTAGATACAATTTGATAGATGCTCTATGCCTCATCTTCTCTAgggaagaatatttattttcaattgatttattatatcggatatttatttacgttattatattatatttttaattttcttttttctttttcttttacaggtAACATATAACACATTGGCAAACATATCGAGCTATCGCATTAGTCGACAAGGAAGTCCTACAAAGTAGGTCTTGTTGCGTATGTGGCCTTGGCACGAGCTTCGCCTTTGTCAGAGCTTACGATAGCAATACGCATCGATAATACGTTCATCGGTTGAACGTTTCGCTCTTTTCCTCGATGGACTTCCGATGAAGTCGTTGCATTGTAGCCACAATGGACAACATCGATTTCAGCCTTTCGTTTCTTGCCTGTATACGTTTATTTTCTaggaaaattatttaatcgtgGAAAACGAAAGAGAGAGGGGCAACAGTATACTTGgcgttaaaaatgataaaaagaaatatcacTTGCTTCAATTTTCGAATGCATAATCCCTTCAAATGCAATAGGCTATTTTCAAATTGCAAGTACGAAAGATCTTTCaatgtaatttctttattctagCACTACacacgtaaaaataatttttcgcgTAATGGAAACTATGTATGCAATCGTAATTTGAATTAATTTGAGGCTGACAAAGTTTCATCAACTATTCTTTATCGTATACTAAAGGTTTTAGTAGGAACGTATTGTTAGTTAGCCTTGCATGAGTCAATGGCAATCTGATTTGTTAATGATTTAAGATTCCCTCTGATTGAAGGCACACGCAAATGCCGTCTTATTTCTTAACGATGTGCCTCGCTCGTAAGAACCAATCTGCGTTGTGTAATCAGGCTTAAGCTTCATCTGAAACGGAATGACACACGGAAATTAACATTTCTTCAGGATTAGATATTGTCCTATCCCAATCgcgtaatttttcttctttccgatGCCCTCAAAATTAAGCAAGAAAGTTACGTAATTAATTGGCAGGAAAATTAcattaaaaggaaataattaaacTAATGTATCAAGAGTAACATTACAGATTTAAGTTGATATAAAAGGAGAGGTCGAATGTATGGtcatatagaatttattataaaatatcttgaaGATAATTGGCAGTTTCCCACTTTTCTTGATCGTGTTTTTATCAACTTGGAAGAATCTTTTCGAAGGACGGTTAATACAGACGAAACATCTTTTTCGATccgattattttattaaatcttattaAATTCTCGGTTCGTTCTTGTAAGACCGCGATAACGATGAAAAGCTGGATTTTCTTACACTCTTGTATGTGCGCAGATTTCGGAAAGAATAATTTTCCTCGAGCTAATTTTGATTTTAACAGGGATAATTCTTCGAAATGAAGATAATTCTTCGGAGAGGACACGACGAAACAATTTAAGGAAATCAGATCTTTATAACGTTACGATTCTTGAAATTTATCGCTTTACAAATTTCTATGATTCTAAGAACTTACTAAGGATTAAAATAATTCCTGCGTAAAATTATAGAACTTTGAAGGAACTCGAGTTTTCTGTCGTAAAAAGAGAAGGCAACTAAAAATTATGAGCTGTTTCCTTTTCTccgaagaaaatacaattttcttgtCAGCTACCTCGATAAAACGAAACACCAATCAATTTCACAGCGATGATACGTCGTTGATCCTTATTCGATCACGTATATCCCTTTTCTAACGTTTATCCTCGCTATTTATCCTAGTATCTGTCTAATAAACGTTCACAGATTCCAATTTTCTTCACGATAAAGACACGATCGATAAATTTGCGATTCAATTTACCCGAGCTGAAAGTGATTTTTATTGGCACTTAAGCAACCTTTCAATTTTATATCCTCTGAAATATTTGCGACCCTAGTAAGAAGTTACTCGAAATtatcgttttttaaaaatacctTTCTCGAATAAAAAGTCTAGATAAACGTTTGATTGCGTATACAGAGACTATTCGTTACATCAATTTCGATCTCTATCGTAGACGGTTTCTAGAAAGGGAAACATTCtcgataattttctaatatcgTTTCCTATCCGCACAAGTTATATCAATACGATAAATTCAACGATATGTGATTCGTGTTTCTCATTGATTCTCTATGATCCGTGACGTTCTCTGTGACGTTATCTGATCTAAGAATATGTCAAATTAAAATC comes from the Bombus terrestris chromosome 8, iyBomTerr1.2, whole genome shotgun sequence genome and includes:
- the LOC100649023 gene encoding malate dehydrogenase, cytoplasmic, with protein sequence MLNEKLHLERNDHILRNYFRRKENVLKVVVTDGTTDLARAFLYRMLNDNVFGENQSVFVSLYELPNKATFLESVVIELTSFSPKVLNGISYGHDASIEFKDADVVICIGYAREYDFKDNEYLEPFFEEYVLTSKFYGEVIEKYVKRDARIIVLGTTAATIISKYVKSIPIKNITTLSLLNLNIAAGQIAARAQCLPTEVKNIIIWGSNGSYSYPDCRYMYFTRGKPLADVLKVWITDVLPQIIRNVAHRPSLINSIAYALAEHCKILWNGTSENEWTSMGVMSDYSYSIRSGIFFSYPVICKNRQYEIVQDFDMDRYVLRYIVDLSRLIFREIEIAYEICGLISIDP
- the LOC100645200 gene encoding proton-associated sugar transporter A isoform X2, with amino-acid sequence MDQGIKGFLNHLRGPPKLERSLNDYAHIYRKKTRGELVRISAAVMGIEFSYAAETAFVSPTLLKIGVDHQHMTLVWALSPLIGFFVTPILGSLSDRCRLKYGRRRPFILLLALGVLIGLILVPNGEGMGYAFGDVPPTWTNYTVPLGHRTTAKHATEESVKPPSHSWGIFFTILGTVLLDFDADACQSPARAYLLDVTVPDDHAKGLSTFTIMAGLGGFMGYGLGGINWDATTIGIMLGGHLHATFTLITIIFVICVSCTITSFKEIPLELLESDEYRQLQEQKASAEESEDQPKEHEKIITDDCASYGTLGNDQEIATKKDEFALKPLPVQEPEKRVGQVPMIPDIPIQDTNYVEHGFDESIEGNPKATLREYLLSIVYMPHSLRMVCLTNLFCWMAHVCYSLYFTDFVGEAVYGGNPQAPEGSKERELYESGVRFGCWGMSMYSLSCSCYSMIIEKLIERYKARRVYICGLLFYSTGMMMMALTKHPAGVIIFSWTAGVMYSTLFTMPYLLVAHYHASSTFEVTAEGEAVQSGGVRGLGTDVAIVSSMVFLAQFLLSCCLGTIVSKSGTTTAVVCVASTLAACGAISATQIMYLDL
- the LOC100645200 gene encoding proton-associated sugar transporter A isoform X3 — protein: MQFRVHDVRDKFKEKWETWKEWKNGIPMDQGIKGFLNHLRGPPKLERSLNDYAHIYRKKTRGELVRISAAVMGIEFSYAAETAFVSPTLLKIGVDHQHMTLVWALSPLIGFFVTPILGSLSDRCRLKYGRRRPFILLLALGVLIGLILVPNGEGMGYAFGDVPPTWTNYTVPLGHRTTAKHATEESVKPPSHSWGIFFTILGTVLLDFDADACQSPARAYLLDVTVPDDHAKGLSTFTIMAGLGGFMGYGLGGINWDATTIGIMLGGHLHATFTLITIIFVICVSCTITSFKEIPLELLESDEYRQLQEQKASAEESEDQPKEHEKIITDDCASYGTLGNDQEIATKKDEFALKPLPVQEPEKRVGQVPMIPDIPIQDTNYVEHGFDESIEGNPKATLREYLLSIVYMPHSLRMVCLTNLFCWMAHVCYSLYFTDFVGEAVYGGNPQAPEGSKERELYESGVRFGCWGMSMYSLSCSCYSMIIEKLIERYKARRVYICGLLFYSTGMMMMALTKHPAGVIIFSWTAGVMYSTLFTMPYLLVAHYHASSTFEVTAEGEAVQSGGVRGLGTDVAIVSSMVFLAQFLLSCCLGTIVSKSGTTTAVVCVASTLAACGAISATQIMYLDL
- the LOC100645200 gene encoding proton-associated sugar transporter A isoform X1, with the translated sequence MVDKLHEYEGFAGRVHDVRDKFKEKWETWKEWKNGIPMDQGIKGFLNHLRGPPKLERSLNDYAHIYRKKTRGELVRISAAVMGIEFSYAAETAFVSPTLLKIGVDHQHMTLVWALSPLIGFFVTPILGSLSDRCRLKYGRRRPFILLLALGVLIGLILVPNGEGMGYAFGDVPPTWTNYTVPLGHRTTAKHATEESVKPPSHSWGIFFTILGTVLLDFDADACQSPARAYLLDVTVPDDHAKGLSTFTIMAGLGGFMGYGLGGINWDATTIGIMLGGHLHATFTLITIIFVICVSCTITSFKEIPLELLESDEYRQLQEQKASAEESEDQPKEHEKIITDDCASYGTLGNDQEIATKKDEFALKPLPVQEPEKRVGQVPMIPDIPIQDTNYVEHGFDESIEGNPKATLREYLLSIVYMPHSLRMVCLTNLFCWMAHVCYSLYFTDFVGEAVYGGNPQAPEGSKERELYESGVRFGCWGMSMYSLSCSCYSMIIEKLIERYKARRVYICGLLFYSTGMMMMALTKHPAGVIIFSWTAGVMYSTLFTMPYLLVAHYHASSTFEVTAEGEAVQSGGVRGLGTDVAIVSSMVFLAQFLLSCCLGTIVSKSGTTTAVVCVASTLAACGAISATQIMYLDL